The DNA window TACAGTAGGAAATGCGATAACCACTCCCAAAGATAGGGGTCAAGAGGGAGtggaaaggagaaagacTTACGTAGTTGCCTGCCAGAGCACAGTACAGGAATTGTAGTCCGCCgaccaggacgaggaaggcCATGAAAGCATCTAGGAGGAGGGTGCGCTGCGGCGTTGAGGAGAGATACTGCTCCCACACGAGCTGAGCGATTTCAACCGCGGAGGCATTGGATTTCAGGGTTGCGGGGCCCGAGGAAAGCGATTTTGAGAGTGGTGTTGGGGTGTTAggtgttggtgatgctggtgCTGCGGAGGCGGTTGAGGCCGCGTGTCGTTTGGCGGGCATGGTGTGAGGTAATGGGTCGTGTGTCAATAAATGAGGAGGTGCAATTGGTGTTCAGGGGTGTTTGGAATGACGCGAATTGAAGAGATTCGAGTCGTTAGGTGAATGGCAATGGCGGGTtgggaggtggaagatgatgccaGCTGGATGGAGCTGCGCCGATCTGCGTTATCGCCGGGTCACGTGGACGCATACAATGACCGAAGTCAGACCAGGAACTCACATTGCGCCTTACCCCCAACTAGTCAATTACATCAGCAGGGCTCTGATTTCTAATCAGGGCCAGGTCTAACTAACTCCTGATTCTAGAAACTGAAAGTAGACCATTAACATCCTACAGTGACGAGAATGGAGCCTGTTGTTACAGAGAACGCAATCGTCAACGGAAGCCGCATCGCCTACGGTGTACACGGCACGGGACAACCCATCGTCCTCCTGCACGGGacgccctcttcctctctcaTCTGGCGCAATGTCATTCCTCATCTCACTAAGAGCGGTTTCAAAGTCTATGTCTTTGACCTCCTCGGATACGGACTATCGGAACGACCATGGGACCAGTCCATTGACACCTCGATCTCAGGCCAAGTTTCCGTTCTCAACGGTCTCCTCGCTCACTGGGACCTTGACACTTTCCATCTTGTTGCTCATGATATTGGCGGGGGAATCGCCCAGCGATTCGGCATATCATCACCGCAGCGGCTGCGATCGCTGACGATGATTGACGTCGTGAGCTTCGATAGCTACCCTTCTAAGAGAACGaaggagcagatgaagaacgGGCTAGATCCGCTTATCAAGGCAGACGACAAAGAGCATCGCTCGCATTTCAAGAACTGGCTACTTTCAACGGTTCATAATAAAGAAAAGCTTGAGAACAGCAGTCTAGACACCTTTCTAGACTATATATCAGGCCCCATTGGCCAAGGCAGTCTGTTCCAGCATCAAGTGCGACATTACGACCCTAAGCATACTATGGATATTGCCGACAGATATCACGAGCTTGCCCAAATTCCTGTCAAATTGATTTGGGGCGCAGACGATGAGTGGCAGGTGGTGGATTGGGGCTACAAGCTCAACAAGGCTATTCCGGGATCTGAACTAGATGTCATTGACAACTGCGGCCACTTTTCTCCGGAGGATCAGCCCGATAGGATTGGTGAGATGCTGGTCTCTTTCCTGGATCGTTACCGACTTTAGGGGTTTCGTACACCTAAGTTTCTATTAGGACCAACCCACTTGCTCATGTATCTCTATTACTCGTGTACATACGCGCCGCACTAATGCTCTAGGATAGAAAGACAGTTGATGTAATGCAGTGGGGACAGTCAAGGCTGTTTTGGGAATTTGTTGATTCCCAATAGGATCCCGCTAAAATACAAACGACATGACGTTCTTTGAATTCTCTAAATATTCAGACATACAATTCAAAGAACCAAACCGAAGTGGGGATTAGACAAtaggagggaagaaggacaaCACCGAGGAGAGGAGGGATTGTAAGCCGGGACCCTGTTCAACTCCAAACCAATTTCATCTCATCGTGATCATGACataaacaaaaaaaaaaaaaaccatgTAGATAGACGAAAAAACTTCGCCAAATCTGTACCAAACACGTCAGTCCAAATCATGCAAACCATTCAGTCACATTAGTCCCCATCGACGGGTTAGGCCCAGACTTCTCAACCTCCATTTGGAAGTCCCGCATAACCTGATCCCACTCCTCCCAATTGAGCTGAGTATCGGTAGGCACATTAACCTGGCTCATAAGTGGATCCACGCCAGTATTGGTATACGGCAGCGGTGTGGGCACATTTGCCGCAGAGATGGGATCctgaggtggaggagctcCGAAGACGTTGGGGGTAGCCAGGAAATTTGTGTTTGGGAAGATATCTTGCAGAGCCTCCCAGGGCCCATTGCTGAGATCGACATTCAGTGAGATGTCGGGCAACGGTGGCGGGACGGCCTGGGTCGTAGATGTCGGCGTGGGCGGGCTGATGGGCACATGGATTCGAGGGAGACAGTGTTCACCGAAGGCACTTGAGCCAATACCACCGCTTGAGCCACTACCGGTGGTAGTGGCAACGGATGGGGTGAAACCGAACTGGGAGCGTAGCTCTTCCTGGTGCTTGGCTCTGGTTGCTGCAGCCCGTTTCATTAGGGCTGCCAGTGGCCGCCAGAGCATGCTCTTCTTGTGCTTGGTCTGCAGTTCCCAGTCCGAGTACATCGATAAGATGGCGTTCCAGGCTCGATCAGTGAGTGGGCAGATCGGGCGAACGCAGACCTCGGAGAGCACGAAGGCTACTCCATGCCATTGCATGTTGGTTCGGAACAGCCAGCTCCACTTTGCGGTCTTCTCGTTGGATTCAAGGAGACGGCTAAATTCAAGTACTTCAATCGCAGTAATAAACAGGCTTTCACGAGTCGCTTGGGACACGTGGGTGACGTGGTCCTTTCGTGTCATTGGGTGATGAACGATGAGCCACAGCTTCGCGAGAATGAGGCGTCCAACCGTTGCAGCAGCCCAGTGAACAGGCACATTCATGTCGCATTGCTTAATATACCGTTCTTCCACACGGTCATTGATGATCTGTATCATCCGTTCGCAACGATTGATAAAcgggccttcttcacccatgCGGATTTTGCCGCTAGGGCAGGCAAAATTTACATAATTTGCCCGCCGCAGAGCACCGATAATCTCACAGCGGATAAGAAGGAATGTCACGTCGGTGCAACCCTCTCGCTCTTCGGGTGGATTGACCATGTCAGGTGTAAGCTCGTCGTCATTGACATTCAACGGCAGCCGCGTATCAGACGTGTTTTCATTAATCAGTGGGTCAGTGCCGTGATCTTCAGACGACCGAGAATCCATCAGGACCAAATGCCACCACAGCCGTCGGCGTGCTTCCGTCTCGAACGGCTTGAGAGCGAAATTCGTGCCGTCGCGGTGGATCCCTAGGCTCTGGGCAAGGCGGAGCACGATGGAGGTCATGGACCAGACGAATTTGCTGTCGTCCTCTCGTCGGATGGTGGTCAGGAAAAGAACTGCAGCTTGCAAGAGAACCAAGCTTTGGGTGTTGAGAAAATTCGCCTTTGCCAACGCTTGCTCCACGGCAAACCGGTACCGCTTGATGGCGATCTCGCGGTCCTCCCCGAATTGGTTCATGCATTGTGCATGAGTCATGCTGATTACGGCGGACAAATACATGGCAAACACCAACGCCTCCGAGTTCTTGTCCAAAGTCTCCGGGTGCTGTGCCGCCTCGACAAACAGATTGCGTGCAGTCGACTTGTGTACAATGACAATCAACGGAGCGACGTTTTCGTTGTAGGCTTCCCATAGTATTGACACCTTTGGCAGAGGGGGGTGGTGTTCTCGAAGAGAGTGTGAAAGTGAGTAGAAGCCGAACAAAAACCCCTCATGGCCTGAGGCTGACGACTCAGGGGATGTGgtatcttcttcatccgatGAGGAATGGTATAGAATATCTTGAAGTTCCTCGACCTAAGATCAGTTAGTATACAGAGCCACCATCGTAGCTTTCGACAGACGACATACCTCATCCCCCAGACTGGCCCAGAGTCGATTGTTAACATATCGACTCCGGCCCTCATCAATAACCAACCTTCCAAATTCATTGCCAAATTTGCCCACTGAAATCTTTTTGGGATCGTCCTCAAAAGGGCAACCACCCTGTTGGGCTTCAGATTGAAGGGGTGCGCtcacggtggtggtggtggtggtggcagcagcggcaggagcagcagaccaGTCGGGTGAAGCAGTCGACGGAATAGTCGACGACGGCGCAGCCTGAGTAGCGGAGCCGTTCGTGATGACATCTGCAGTTGCTCCACTACCGCTCAAATTTTCAATCACACCTTCCAGACGACGCAGTCGTGACAGCAACTCCACGTCCGGGGGTCGTTTGGCTTTCCGTGGGGCTCGGCCAGGTGGGGGGAAGATGCAGTCGATCCCAGCCTTGATGCAATTCGAGCATGGCGATCGTTTGTTACACCGCACCTTCCGACGGCGGCAGGTCACACAGCTCCGCGAGCTGGACTGGTCCAGGGCCGGGGGATAAGCATgggtggtcgaggtgggCTGCGAAGCTTTCGGGGAATTATCACTGGCTGCGGGGGAGAGGTTCAGCGGCTGCTGGGAGGAGCCTGACGAGAACGACATGGTGTTGGGATGGGGAGGGATGTAGGGCGGGCCTGCTACATGCTTCGCGCTGTGCAGCAAGGACTTTGGATAAGACGAGCACAAGTTCCACCTCGCAGAGATCGAGTCATGGCTCGGGTTGGGGCTGGATTTTGGATTTATAATTGGTCGATCAGGGTCGCCTGACTAATGGCCATAAGGTTCACTAGTGAACTATCCGTCACGTGCAATGGAAGTGAGGGAGCCAGGTATAGTTGTATAGAATGCTATGAATAGATATAGATCAATTCGGCTAAGCCTTCCTGCGAGCTTCAAACAAAACGGCGTGGTCTGTCTGGGAGCCATCGGGAAGCCAAACTCGCACGAGGTCAAACCCCGATGCCTCGAGcagctgctgccactgccgcTCTGTCCGTTCTAGCGAAGCGAAGGAGCCCATCATCTGCATGTCGGACAGCACAGACCCCAGCGGTGCCCCGAACTCGGGGAGCATGGCTTCGTTGATGAGCAGGAGGGAGTCCGAGCCCATGGCTTCGTGCAGCCGTCGCAGAATCAGAAGAGCCTGTTTGTCCGGCCAGTCGTGCAAGACCGTACGCATGAAGTAGGCCCTGGAGTTGCagatcggctgctgctggaagaagTCATGCCCGTGGGCCTCGATGCCAGGTGGCATATCCTGAGCACCTTCCACAACACCGGGTAGATCCTGGACGATGAGCCTGCCCGACAGACCGGGGAATCGCTTTttgagcttcttcaggtCCTCACCCTGGCTGCCGCCGACATCGACGATCAGTACATCGGATTCACCGGGCATATGCAAGCGCTCTGTGACGGGGAAAAACTCGAACCAGTCCTTGCCCCGTCGTCGGAATGGAAGACTCATGACAGTATTAAATGCCTGCTGGTAGTAGGGATGGGTGTTcagaaaatcaaaataaTGAGCATCGGTGCCCATGGCATATTGAAAGGGTCCGTTGAAGCCGTCATCAGGACTCTTCCATCCATTATGATGGAAGTACTCGGGCAGTTTCGACAGAACCGTTAAGAAATGTGTGCTAGTCCATATGAACAttggcttcttcttttcttaGATGAAGCAGCCATACCTATGAATAACTGCAGCTGACAACGGTGAAGACGACTGCAAAGCTGCGGCGAAGGGCGTCAACGCATATTTGTCTTGTTCAGTCTCTTTGACCACGGACATTGCAGACAGAAATCGCATGATCCTCGCTTAACGATAGTGAATATCTTTTCCGCATCAAGTAATTGCTGGACTACTTACTAACGAGCAACGGATCGGCATTCTTATTGGTCTCTGCTGTCAATCGCTCAGCTGTAGCCGAACCCTGTGCTAGCGCGTCGAAAAGCTTCAGATCGACACCTAGTCTGATAGCCATTGCTTGGTGGGCCTGGTATCGACGTTAGCCCCGCGACTAACCTGTGACTAGTACAGTTCCGGCTTACCGAGAAGAGCAATCGTGTCGCCGTGTCTGGGGCACTCTCCAGCTTGGCGATGAGCTTATTGCATGTCTGCAGTAGTGCCTTGCGGTCGTGCTCGCTGACTCCGGCCTCCACGGCAGTGGCGACAGCGTCGAAGGTCTGTAGTAATTCGGAACTCATGATCTCAGTTGATTTACCATTACCATTACCAATGCCATAGCTACTGTACCCGCCGCTTTTATACTCCCATCTACGGTCGGACAATATAGAATATACCGACTTCTGATCCTGCATTTCACTGGTGTGCACAAGACACTGCATACAACGTACATTAATTCACCGAATTTACCGAACCCAAGCGCTGCTTATTCAGGCAGCTTATAGCGAGAGTTGACTAAGATCAGCGGCCTCCCGATTCGGGGCGTCGGGCGTAACCGTCGGGGGGCGCCAGCTCCGTGGATCCGCCCAACACCCCGGTGGAAAAGGCGATTCGCCAGGTTTAACCTTAGACTTCCGCGCGTGGACACAACCTCTCTGGGCACAGGCTCTGGTGCCTGTTCCTCCCTAAACAGGCGCGGTGGAGTAGACCCTGACATCTCGGTGGGCTGGTACCAGCTGGCGGCTGTGGGGATGGGCCTATGGGCCTATGGGCCTATGAGCCTCTGGTGAACTCGACTGTTCCTCTCGCAAAAAAAGTCCTTACCTAACTGCCCTGCTGCGCTCTTGAGCTTCGCCTCTTTTTCACATGTTTTTTCAAATCGCCAAGGCCTGTCGCGATTTCTTTAATCTCGCGAAAGAGAGATCTGACCGGCAGATCCAGTCGAGCAACCTGACCTATCTATCAATGCCCTCTAACTAGGCTCTGCTCTCCACGACTGCTGCAATGTTCGATACAATGAGTCGATATAGCCCCTGCCAATAAGCTACAACACCTGGCTGTTTGATTCACTCGAGAAAcgaccatcaccaccgcccattCCGCCCCCATTAACAGAAGTGAAACATGACAGAGACGCCCACTTCTGCCTATGGTGACCCCGGCGCAACTCCGACGGTGCCCACGGCGCAGCAGCTGAACAGATCCTGTGAGTCTTGTAGAAGTCTCAAGGTCCGCTGTCTGCCCAACCCGGCCACGCCAAATCAGTGCCAGCGATGCGCCAAGGGGAGAAAGGCCTGCCTTTTCGTAGCTCCGCAACGGCGTCGGCCGCGCAAGCGGACCGACTCGCGGGTCGCCCaactggagaaggagatgcgTATGATGCGCTCGCTGCTCAAAGATCGTATCCGCGAAGAGAGCGAGCCGGAGTCGCCGGACGGCAGTGACGGTGACCCTGCAGACAACGACGACGACGTGCCCTTCCAGGATCGACTACCTTCGTCCAGCCACGCTTCAGGCTCTGCAGGCTTCATGGACTACTCGCCAGAGCTGCTGAATGCCGGCCACAATACTGGCCATCCGTATATTTCGACCAGATTCTCGCCAGGCCCCGAAATGCACCAGGCTCATGACGACGTCGTTGATCGAGGCATCATCTCCCTCGAAGACGCGGGCCAACTCATCTCCTTTTATAACCACGAACTCGCTCCCTTTTTCCCTCTGGTCGTCTTGCCCTCGAATACCACCGCCACGGCCCTGCGGCATTCCAAGCcaatcctcttcctctccgtGATCTCTGCCGCGGCGATCGCCATCGACGCAAACCTAGCGGCTGTTCTCAATCGGGAAATGGTTCGACTATATGCGGAACGCTTCTTCATTGAGGGCGAAAAGTCACTCGAGCTGGTGCAGGCGCTGCTGCTCATGATTGTCTTTTATTATCCGCCGGACTCTCCCTTGAAATTGCAGTTTTATCAGTATACGCACATCGCCTCTACCATGGCTTTGGAGATCGGACTTGCAAGCAAGCGCCGCGTATCGAACAAAAAATCCGACGACAGAAAGAGCCGGTATGAGCCTTAtgacgagctgctggcggaaCAGGCGCGTGCAGTTCTCGGGTGCTATAATTTAGGATCTACGTTAGTTCTTTGCCTTGCTTTGATGTGGACTGCTTACCGACTTGTATAGTGTCGCCATGAAAACCCGCCGGCCCAATTTGCTCCAGTTCAATGACTGGATGGCCGAGTGCGTTAAGCACTTGGAACAATCGCCAAACCGGATAGACCAGCACCTAGCGGTGTGGTTCGAGCTCCAGAAGATCACCGACGAAGCAATGGCGTCTTTCGGTCTGGATGACACCAGCTCTGTCTCGATGCTAACGGAATCGCGTGTTCAGGCTGTGCTGAGATGGTTCGATAAACGGGTAGAGGAGTGGAGAAAAAAGATCCCATCAGAGATGCTGAATGGTAAGAGCCATCTTATCGAAACAAGATGCCAAAGCTCACCTTGGACCGACAGAACCCATGACCCTCGAATACCGCGCCACCATTCTCGCCATGTATGAGTTAGGCATAGGAGAAGGGTACCGAGAACCGGATGCCATCAAGAACCGGTTCTACACTCTTCCCACCCCCGACGAAGATGGGAGTCTGCAGGTACCGCTGAGTGCTATCCGTATTGACATCAACATGAAATGGATGCATGCAGCCCATGAGATGCTCGACGCCGTGATCGACTGCAGCACAGACCTGATGCGCAAGATGCCCAATCATATGTATACGCGCACTGTAATGGCAATGACCTCGCTTCTGAAAATCCATTTCTCGGTGCGCACGGGTGCTCTGAGCGAGGTGGTCACTACTGACACCGTGAACGTGAGCTATTATCTTGATGCTCTATCCAACAAGCTGGGTGAGGCGAGCGGCGGAGGTAACTATAAGATCCCCAGTCGGTGGTACCACGTCGTCGCGGTCAAGGGTCGCGATTGGTTTACTCGTGTTGAGGCGCGATATGCGGCTCAATCAAGTAATTTGGGACACAGCGTCGTCTCCGCGAGCCCATCAACCGAGTCCGTGCCAGGCCAGATGTCCGCCACTCAGGACCCGACAGTGCCTCCCGTAGATCATTTGCACGATCCAGCCGCTATGGATTCCTTCTCTGTTCCCCAAAACATGGCTCATATGTCTCCGGGTATTGGAAACATTCGCGAAGGCTATGTTGCCATGAGCGGCGCTGGCATGTGGCCCGCAGACAATGGCGCAAGGCATAACGCTGCTCTCTTCCAGTCGATTCCGGACGGCTATCAGCATCCGCAGACAACGGCTGGACTTGCACCATTTGCTTTTGATCCGCAAAGGCAGCCGCAGATGCCTGGGACAGGTATGGAGCTGGATGGGTGGTTGCCAGACGGCAGCATCTTTGGTATGCCGCCATTGCCAGAGTTTTGATCATGAAAGAGGTACATATATAGCCCAAATCGTGATAAACAGCCCAAAGGTCCTCTCAGGGCGCGGGATAAAGGTGTAATTAGGATGTTAAGAGGGCAGGCAGATGCGAGAAGATAGAAGATAAATCAATCGGCCCCAAATATATGCGACGCTCACATAACCATGTTCGTTAGGCTCAAAAAAGAAGCCGGAGACAataaaagagagagaggcagaaAGTAGAAGAAAACTTTCACATAAATGATTTAGGCAAAAAAAGTCTGGTACTGCCCGTAGTTTATAGATCGCGCAATCGATCGGAGCATCGGGAGACTCGAAAATTCCGCGACGGAGCGGCGCATCGGATCGATGTTGCATTCCGagcttttctctttcccttaTATGCTAAAAAGAGTTGATCTAGTAGCTTAGAAGTATAATACTGTTGCTTTCGCATGGTTATTTAAAATAGGATTTGTCTTCCAATgcctggaaaaagaaaacttTTCTGTGGTGCAAACTTGCTTGAACCTACCCCTGGGGGTGAGAGAGTCGTCTCACCCGCAACAATAACAATTACTGAGACAATCAGAGGATCGCATCCCATCGAGAGTTTAGAAAAGAAGGGTTACCGCAGCCGCAAGGTCTTGAGTAACCGTTCTTTGTTCCCCCGAGCCCTTAAGAGATCTTCTATGCATTGCATAAATTAAGGACTTTCGCCAGCACTCAACCATAGAGTTAACCCGTGAATTTAGCATTCATTTGCTCTAGAAAAACTGTCCACCACCTTTGAGTACCATCCAGCTTTTCCTGTCTGATACAATCTCATTGCTGTGGCTAAATATTGTCGACTGGTATCCTGGAGTGCCATTGACAGACGGTATCCATTAGTGAGACccatctctttctccttctccattACTGCTATAATGTAATCCTGTCTGTCTGCAAATCTCTGTTTGCTTTCCTCGTCCCTCGGAAAGCCATTTTCATCATAATTCCACGGGGCATCCATTTCTGGCGGTATTGTCAATAAGGTCAAGGGAAACTCGCCAAATATCTCCCATGGCCCAGCAAATGCAGATTCCCAGTCGATTACACCTAGCAGGTTGTATTGGTTATCGAAAATCATGTTGTTATGACCAAAGTCGCCATGGCATAATGGAAAAGGGCCTTTGTTTTGAACGGAGATATTTGCAGCCAGTGCATTGATAGAAAGTGTAAAGGATGACGCAGACGACCAGATTTCATCTCCCGGTTGCTATGTTAGCTAACATACTGAAGGAAGACCTAATGGAAGATAATTTACCTGCCCACTCCCCTGACGCTGCTCTCAGCCGCTCCTCGGATAGTCCGAGCTCAGCTCTGGCAGCCCACGCCTTGAAAAAATCACTGGCTGTTTCGAATGGTCCACCTATACCAGGTATAGGGCCCTGTTCAAATGAGCCATCAGGATTATGGCGCAGGATAGTTCCAATCTTCGGTAGCTGCACTCTCGATAGCTCGACCTAGCAAAAGCGGTTTTAGCATATTCATCGGACAGGCAAGCTTCTACAGCATACCTGGATTTCGGCCATTTTCGTAAAAACCCGGTGTTTATAGTTCGAGGGCACTTGCAGGCCGAGATCTATACCAGCGTTGCCCCTCAAGCAGTCCATCAACAAAAACTGCGCTTTGACCCTACATTCAGGATCGAGTTCAATCGCATAAACCTGTGGGATAGGGATGCTGGTCTTCTGTTTGATTAGTGACATGGTATTGTATTCGTGTGCCATGATCAGCTTCGCGGTGTTCGGGTCCTTTGAGGACAGAGGCGGCATCCGTAGGCGTGCTATCCACCGCACATTATCATCAAATTCAATAATGCGGACCATGTGATTGAGTCCAAGCCCAATATCTTGCAATAGTCGGCATGTTCTTCCGTTCCGCATAGCCGTCGCGTACTCTACAAGAGCATCCCAGTCTGTTGAATGGAGAAAACTTTCGGCCCTTGACTTCAGAGTTTTATCCGTAATAGAAGTGAAATAGGACCATAGGTAGCCTGTGAAATATTCGTCGTCTAAGACGGATTATCAACATTGTAAACATTCTAAGTACAAGAGGGATGCACACTTGACATCATCGAAGGCGCAGAGTGTATGAAAAGCTGATGTTCTGTTTTCTCTCAAATCAAATTAAGATGGGGACTGAGGAGGAGCGGGGGGAAGTAGCTAGGCTTTATAACTTCAAAATGACGGTGAGACTGTATTAAACAAAGGAACCGCCTACTCGGACGATAGGTCGTATACCGCCTTGCATATAGTAAATTACAATTGCCTACACAAGCCTGATCCCTAAATCTCTAAGTCTCTCTTAACTTAGACCCTAAATTTTTCGATTACTTTATGTCTTGTGATTAGGTGGTAACTAATTATATACTGTAAATAAACCATTCATGTTGTGTGGTGAGGCGAAGGATGGAAGAGTGGTGCCAGGAACAGCTGAGTGTGAGTGGTGCCTGAGagcctgaggtgtcagcgctTCAACCATACAACTCTCCGGAATTGGTTTGGAAATGCCAATATCGAGGCAATGATTGTTGTTCAAACTGGACGTGCTCATAAACTGCAAGATAATTGTCGATGTTCAACCGCGTTCTTTCATCGATGACATAATCGGAATTGTTCCGTCGTCCATTATCAATCAAAAGATAGAGGGTGGGGGAGCCTGACATTTGGAGGCCAGTACTTCATGCATCGATCAATCCAACGCATGATCCTAGGTCGCTCTATATTTACACCAATACGCTTTCATATACTGCCGCCTTCACAAACcgctcaaggccatcgaaCCATGACAACCCAATCAGATTCAGTTCACAAACCCGCGACAGCCGACGGATGGCACGGCATCATCCCCAGCAACCAATTCCCTGCTGAAAAGGGCCGCTATCACCTATACATCGGCATATTCTGCCCCTTTGCGCACCGCGCCAACTTCGTGCGTCACCTTAAAGGCCTCACCGACTTCATCGACATCAGCATAGTCAAGCCATATCCAAAGGGCGACGAAAATGGTTGGCCGGGATGGCGCTTTCCCAAATCCAATGAGGAGTATCCCGGTGCGACGGTCGACCATCTGTACGGAGAGGACTACCTACACAAGGTGTATTTCCGGGCAGATCCGGAATACAAAGGGCGGTACTCCGTGCCACTGCTGTGGGATAAAAAGACCGAGACAGCGGTTTGCAATGAAAGTGATGAGCTGTTACGCTGGCTTCCTTTGGCATTCAATGAGCTTTTGCCATCATCTCTCAGCAAAATCGATCTTTATCCACCACATCTGCGCGCGCAGATTGACGCCATTACCCCCTGGATGCAATCGGATGTCAACAGAGGGGTGTACAAAGCGGGATTTGCACCCTCGCAGGAAGATTACGACAAGAATGTCGTTCCCGTCTTTGGTGCACTAAACAAGCTCGAGGGCATCATCGCACGGAATGGCGGCCCCTTCGTGCTGGGACCCGACATGACCGAGCTGGACATTCGACTGTTTGCGACACTTATTCGTTTTGATGCGGTCTATGTTCAACATTTCAAGTGCAATCTGGGCACCATCCGACATGACTATCCAGTGTTGAACAATTGGTTGAAGGGCATCTACTGGAACGTGGAAGCAGCGCGGGCATCGACCGACTTCAAACA is part of the Penicillium psychrofluorescens genome assembly, chromosome: 4 genome and encodes:
- a CDS encoding uncharacterized protein (ID:PFLUO_007027-T1.cds;~source:funannotate); translation: MTTQSDSVHKPATADGWHGIIPSNQFPAEKGRYHLYIGIFCPFAHRANFVRHLKGLTDFIDISIVKPYPKGDENGWPGWRFPKSNEEYPGATVDHLYGEDYLHKVYFRADPEYKGRYSVPLLWDKKTETAVCNESDELLRWLPLAFNELLPSSLSKIDLYPPHLRAQIDAITPWMQSDVNRGVYKAGFAPSQEDYDKNVVPVFGALNKLEGIIARNGGPFVLGPDMTELDIRLFATLIRFDAVYVQHFKCNLGTIRHDYPVLNNWLKGIYWNVEAARASTDFKHIKENYTKSHGDINPRAITPMGPFPDVEQGFESDWSKLSPGGVKHPAVLEYESTIPS